From one Equus asinus isolate D_3611 breed Donkey chromosome 5, EquAss-T2T_v2, whole genome shotgun sequence genomic stretch:
- the TMEM50A gene encoding transmembrane protein 50A isoform X1, which translates to MSGFLEGFRCSECIDWGEKRNTIASITAGVLFFTGWWIIIDAAVIYPKMEEFNHSYHACGVIATIAFLMINAVSNGQVRGDSYSEGCLGQTGARIWLFIGFMLAFGSLIASMWILFGGYVAKEKAVVYPGIAVFFQNAFIFFGSRSDINLKSRDQVTFWRFMKSFIKRN; encoded by the exons ATGTCTGGATTTCTAGAAGGCTTCAGATGCTCAGAGTGCATTGACTGGGGAGAAAAGCGCAACACCATTGCTTCCATTACTGCTGGGGTTCTA TTTTTCACAGGCTGGTGGATCATCATAGATGCGGCCGTCATTTATCCCAAGATGGAGGAGTTCAACCACTCATACCACGCCTGTGGCGTCATAGCAACCATTGCCTTCCTGAT GATTAATGCAGTATCTAATGGACAAGTCCGGGGTGATAGCTACAGTGAAGGTTGCCTGGGTCAAACAG gTGCTCGCATCTGGCTGTTCATTGGTTTCATGTTGGCCTTTGGGTCTCTGATTGCATCTATGTGGATTCTCTTTGGAGGTTATGTTGCTAAAG aaaaagccGTAGTCTACCCTGGAATTGCTGTATTTTTCCAAAATGCCTTCATCTTTTTTGG cAGTAGGTCTGATATTAACCTGAAGAGCAGAGATCAAGTCACCTTTTGGAGGTTTATGAAATcttttataaagagaaattaa
- the TMEM50A gene encoding transmembrane protein 50A isoform X2, with product MSGFLEGFRCSECIDWGEKRNTIASITAGVLFFTGWWIIIDAAVIYPKMEEFNHSYHACGVIATIAFLMINAVSNGQVRGDSYSEGCLGQTGARIWLFIGFMLAFGSLIASMWILFGGYVAKEKAVVYPGIAVFFQNAFIFFGGLVFKFGRTEDLWQ from the exons ATGTCTGGATTTCTAGAAGGCTTCAGATGCTCAGAGTGCATTGACTGGGGAGAAAAGCGCAACACCATTGCTTCCATTACTGCTGGGGTTCTA TTTTTCACAGGCTGGTGGATCATCATAGATGCGGCCGTCATTTATCCCAAGATGGAGGAGTTCAACCACTCATACCACGCCTGTGGCGTCATAGCAACCATTGCCTTCCTGAT GATTAATGCAGTATCTAATGGACAAGTCCGGGGTGATAGCTACAGTGAAGGTTGCCTGGGTCAAACAG gTGCTCGCATCTGGCTGTTCATTGGTTTCATGTTGGCCTTTGGGTCTCTGATTGCATCTATGTGGATTCTCTTTGGAGGTTATGTTGCTAAAG aaaaagccGTAGTCTACCCTGGAATTGCTGTATTTTTCCAAAATGCCTTCATCTTTTTTGG AGGACTGGTTTTTAAGTTTGGCCGCACCGAAGACTTATGGCAGTGA